The following proteins come from a genomic window of Sorghum bicolor cultivar BTx623 chromosome 3, Sorghum_bicolor_NCBIv3, whole genome shotgun sequence:
- the LOC8085433 gene encoding V-type proton ATPase subunit a1, which translates to MGVFDRLPPMDHMRSEKMCFVQLIMPAESSRLAVTYLGELGLLQFKDLNEDKSPFQRIFVNQVKRCAEMSRKLRFFSDQINRAGVRSSVRPALEPDIDLEELEARLGEHEHELLEMNTNSDKLQQTYNELLEFKLVLSKAGGILASSHNHAASAERELDENIDDNGVDEGNAYLLEQGVHQRAHGNSGVRFVSGIILKSKALAFERMLFRATRGNMLFNQASAGEPVTDPISGEEVEKTVFVVFFSGEQAKAKILKICDSFGASCYPVPEEMVKQRQIFNEVSARLSDLEVTLDAGIQHRNKALESIGSQLWRWTIMVKKEKAVYDTLNMLNFDVTKKCLVGEGWCPIFAKSQIKDCLQRATLHSNSQVGTIFHEMDTIESPPTYFRTDKFTNAFQEIVDAYGVARYQEANPAVYSVVTFPFLFAVMFGDWGHGICLLLGALVLIVREKRLSSQKLSSFMELAFGGRYVILLMAIFSIYCGLIYNEFFSVPFHIFGKSAYECRDKSCSDAHTIGLIKVRDPYPFGVDPSWRGSRSELPFLNSLKMKMSILMGVAQMNLGIVLSYFDARFHGNALDIRYQFIPQMIFLNSLFGYLALLILIKWCTGSQADLYHVMIYMFLDPAGDLGENQLFWGQKELQILLLLLALVAVPWMLFPKPFILKKLHKERFQGHTYRFLGTSEMDPDSEPDSARARHDDFNFSEVFVHQMIHSIEFVLGAVSNTASYLRLWALSLAHSELSTVFYEKLLLLAWGYDNLIVKLGGLIVFAFATAFILLMMETLSAFLHALRLHWVEFMNKFYHGDGYKFKPFSFALLADDED; encoded by the exons atgGGGGTGTTCGACCGGCTGCCGCCGATGGACCACATGCGGTCCGAGAAGATGTGCTTCGTGCAGCTCATCATGCCCGCCGAGAGCTCGCGCCTCGCCGTCACCTACCTCGGCGAGCTCGGCCTACTCCAGTTCAAGGAC TTGAATGAGGATAAGAGTCCTTTCCAGCGTATATTTGTCAACCAG GTAAAGCGATGTGCAGAAATGTCACGCAAACTAAGATTTTTCAGTGATCAGATCAACAGGGCAGGAGTAAGATCTTCTGTTCGACCTGCACTTGAACCGGATATTGATTTGGAGGAGCTAGAG GCAAGATTGGGTGAACATGAGCATGAACTGCTTGAGATGAATACAAATAGTGACAAGCTACAACAGACATACAATGAGCTTCTTGAATTCAAGCTGGTCTTGTCAAAG GCAGGTGGCATCCTTGCTTCTTCTCACAACCATGCAGCTTCAGCTGAGCGTGAGCTAGATGAAAACATAGATGACAATGGAGTAGACGAGGGAAATGCCTATTTGCTTGAACAG GGAGTGCATCAAAGAGCACATGGAAATTCTGGAGTGAGATTTGTTAGTGGAATAATATTAAAGTCGAAGGCACTTGCTTTTGAGCGGATGCTTTTTCGAGCTACAAGAGGAAACATGTTATTCAATCAGGCATCTGCAGGGGAACCTGTTACTGATCCCATATCTGGTGAAGAG GTAGAGAAAACTGTTTTTGTAGTTTTCTTTTCTGGGGAACAAGCAAAAGCAAAGATACTAAAGATTTGTGATTCATTTGGAGCAAGTTGCTACCCTGTTCCTGAGGAGATGGTCAAGCAGAGACAAATTTTCAATGAG GTATCGGCTCGTCTCTCTGACCTGGAAGTTACTTTGGATGCTGGAATCCAGCACAGAAACAAAGCTCTTGAGTCAATAGGATCACAATTGTGGAGGTGGACAATCATG GTTAAAAAGGAGAAAGCTGTATATGACACACTCAACATGTTGAACTTTGATGTGACAAAGAAGTGCCTTGTTGGAGAAGGATGGTGTCCTATATTTGCTAAATCTCAG ATCAAGGATTGTTTGCAGCGTGCCACGCTTCACAGCAATTCACAAGTTGGAACAATATTTCATGAGATGGACACTATTGAATCACCACCTACATATTTCCGAACTGATAAGTTTACCAATGCTTTCCAGGAAATAGTTGATGCATATGG TGTTGCTCGATATCAAGAAGCTAACCCGGCTGTATATTCTGTTGTGACATTCCCATTTCTTTTTGCTGTTATGTTTGGAGATTGGGGTCATGGAATATGTCTATTACTAGGAGCTTTGGTTCTTATAGTTCGCGAGAAGAGACTTTCCTCTCAG AAGCTTAGCAGCTTTATGGAGTTGGCATTCGGCGGACGATATGTTATTCTTCTGATGGCAATATTCTCAATATACTGTGGCCTTATATACAATGAGTTCTTCTCAGTTCCATTCCATATATTTGGCAAATCTGCATATGAATGCCGGGACAAAAGCTGCAG TGATGCACATACTATTGGTCTCATCAAAGTCCGTGACCCCTATCCTTTTGGGGTGGATCCAAGCTGGCGTGGAAGTCGGTCTGAGCTACCCTTTCTAAACTCATTAAAGATGAAGATGTCTATACTAATGGGTGTTGCCCAGATGAACCTGGGGATTGTATTAAGTTATTTCGACGCACGATTTCATGGAAATGCCCTTGACATAAG GTATCAATTCATACCACAGATGATTTTCCTGAATAGCCTTTTTGGTTACTTGGCACTCCTGATTCTTATCAAGTGGTGCACGGGCTCTCAAGCTGATCTTTATCATGTGATGATATATATGTTCCTTGATCCTgctggagatcttggagaaaatcAACTGTTTTGGGGCCAAAAGGAACTTCAG ATATTGTTGTTACTTCTGGCTTTGGTCGCTGTTCCATGGATGCTCTTCCCAAAACCTTTTATCTTGAAGAAACTTCATAAGGAG AGATTTCAAGGTCACACCTATCGCTTCCTCGGGACATCTGAAATGGATCCAGATTCTGAACCTGATTCTGCCCGAGCACGTCATGATGATTTCAATTTCAGCGAAGTTTTTGTGCATCAAATGATACATTCCATTGAGTTTGTACTTGGCGCAGTTTCAAATACTGCATCTTATCTTCGACTTTGGGCTCTGAG CTTGGCGCATTCAGAGTTGTCAACAGTTTTCTATGAGAAGCTGCTGTTACTTGCCTGGGG GTATGACAATCTTATCGTGAAGTTAGGGGGGCTTATAGTTTTTGCTTTTGCTACTGCCTTCATATTGCTCATGATGGAAACACTGAGTGCCTTCCTGCATGCACTACGTCTGCACTGGGTTGAGTTCATGAACAAGTTCTATCACGGGGATGGTTACAAGTTCAAGCCATTTTCATTTGCTCTGCTAGCAGATGACGAAGACTGA
- the LOC8057758 gene encoding nuclear transcription factor Y subunit B-3 isoform X1, whose product MADDGGSHEGGGGGGGGGGYREQDRFLPIANISRIMKKAVPANGKIAKDAKETLQECVSEFISFVTSEASDKCQKEKRKTINGDDLLWAMATLGFEEYVEPLKIYLQKYREMEGDSKLSTKAGEGSIKKDAISSHGGTSSSSNQLVQHGVYNQGMGYMQPQYHNGDT is encoded by the exons ATGGCGGACGACGGCGGGAGCcacgagggcggcggcggcggcggcggcggcggaggctacCGGGAGCAGGACCGGTTCCTGCCCATCGCCAACATCAGCCGGATCATGAAGAAGGCCGTCCCGGCCAACGGCAAGATCGCTAAGGACGCTAAGGAGACCCTGCAGGAGTGCGTCTCCGAGTTCATATCCTTTGTCACCAGCGA GGCCAGCGACAAATGTCAGAAGGAAAAGAGAAAGACGATCAACGGGGACGATTTGCTTTGGGCGATGGCTACATTAGGATTCGAGGAGTACGTCGAGCCTCTCAAGATTTACCTGCAAAAGTACAGAGAG ATGGAG GGTGATAGTAAGCTGTCTACAAAGGCTGGCGAGGGCTCTATAAAGAAGGATGCGATCAGTTCCCATGGTGGCACCAGTAGCTCAAGTAACCAg TTGGTTCAGCATGGAGTTTACAACCAAGGGATGGGCTATATGCAGCCACAG TACCACAATGGGGATACCTAA
- the LOC8057758 gene encoding nuclear transcription factor Y subunit B-3 isoform X2, with translation MADDGGSHEGGGGGGGGGGYREQDRFLPIANISRIMKKAVPANGKIAKDAKETLQECVSEFISFVTSEASDKCQKEKRKTINGDDLLWAMATLGFEEYVEPLKIYLQKYREMEGDSKLSTKAGEGSIKKDAISSHGGTSSSSNQI, from the exons ATGGCGGACGACGGCGGGAGCcacgagggcggcggcggcggcggcggcggcggaggctacCGGGAGCAGGACCGGTTCCTGCCCATCGCCAACATCAGCCGGATCATGAAGAAGGCCGTCCCGGCCAACGGCAAGATCGCTAAGGACGCTAAGGAGACCCTGCAGGAGTGCGTCTCCGAGTTCATATCCTTTGTCACCAGCGA GGCCAGCGACAAATGTCAGAAGGAAAAGAGAAAGACGATCAACGGGGACGATTTGCTTTGGGCGATGGCTACATTAGGATTCGAGGAGTACGTCGAGCCTCTCAAGATTTACCTGCAAAAGTACAGAGAG ATGGAG GGTGATAGTAAGCTGTCTACAAAGGCTGGCGAGGGCTCTATAAAGAAGGATGCGATCAGTTCCCATGGTGGCACCAGTAGCTCAAGTAACCAg ATTTAA
- the LOC8085434 gene encoding 40S ribosomal protein S23 — protein MGKTRGMGAGRKLKTHRRNQRWADKAYKKSHLGNEWKKPFAGSSHAKGIVLEKIGIEAKQPNSAIRKCARVQLVKNGKKIAAFVPNDGCLNYIEENDEVLIAGFGRKGHAVGDIPGVRFKVVKVSGVSLLALFKEKKEKPRS, from the exons ATGGG GAAGACACGTGGTATGGGAGCTGGGCGCAAGCTCAAGACCCACCGAAGGAACCAGCGGTGGGCTGACAAGGCATACAAGAAGAGCCATTTGGGCAATGAGTGGAAGAAACCCTTCGCGGGGTCATCCCATGCCAAGGGCATTGTTCTGGAGAAGAT TGGTATTGAGGCCAAGCAGCCAAATTCTGCTATCCGTAAGTGTGCTCGTGTTCAGCTTGTGAAGAATGGCAAGAAGATTGCTGCCTTCGTGCCAAATGATGGTTGCTTGAACTACATCGAGGAAAAT GACGAGGTGTTGATTGCTGGATTTGGTCGTAAGGGTCACGCTGTGGGAGATATTCCTGGTGTCCGGTTCAAGGTTGTCAAGGTCTCGGGTGTGTCTCTGCTTGCCCTTTTcaaggagaagaaagagaagCCAAGGTCTTAG
- the LOC8085435 gene encoding zinc finger CCCH domain-containing protein 11, giving the protein MPPKKAAPSKAELAKKQKVVEDKTFGLKNKNKSKNVQKYVQSLHQAVQPKPDASKTAAKKKKEEEKAREKELNDLFKVAVSQPKVPVGVDPKSIVCEFFKAGQCQKGFKCKFSHDLNVQRKGEKIDIYTDKRDAETMEDWDQETLEKVVESKKMEYQQNKPTDIVCKYFLDAVEKKQYGWFWVCPNGGKECHYRHALPPGYVLKSQMKALLEEESEKIAIEDEIEDQRKKTKTTTPMTTELFMEWKRKKAEEREAGQAALKAERAKNDRMSGRELFMADASVFVDDAEAYEVYEREEEPEANEESSNKSQAAGPSSSACNGKEVEEPDDEDIDVDDDLDIDELNELEASLSRTSIQIREPGEGTSS; this is encoded by the exons ATGCCGCCGAAGAaagcggcgccgtcgaaggcggAGCTGGCCAAGAAGCAGAAGGTCGTGGAGGACAAGACCTTCGGACtcaagaacaagaacaagagcAAGAACGTCCAGAAGTACGTCCAGTCCCTGCACCAGGCCGTCCAGCCCAAGCCCGACGCGTCGAAGACCGCCGCCAAG aagaagaaggaggaggagaaggcgcgCGAGAAGGAGCTTAATGATCTTTTCAAGGTTGCCGTCAGCCAGCCTAAGGTCCCTGTTG GTGTTGATCCCAAGTCAATAGTGTGTGAGTTCTTCAAGGCTGGCCAGTGCCAGAAGGGTTTTAAGTGCAAATTCTCTCACGACCTGAATGTCCAGAGGAAGGGTGAAAAGATTGATATCTACACAGACAAGCGTGATGCAG AAACCATGGAGGACTGGGATCAGGAAACTCTCGAGAAGGTTGTTGAATCTAAAAAGATGGAGTATCAGCAAAACAAACCTACCGATATT GTATGCAAATACTTTCTTGACGCTGTGGAGAAGAAACAGTATGGATGGTTCTGGGTTTGCCCAAATGGCGGCAAAGAGTGCCATTACAGGCATGCCCTTCCGCCTGGATACGTACTGAAATCGCAAATGAAGGCCTTACTAGAGGAAGAGAGTGAGAAGATAgctattgaagatgagattgaAGATCAG CGTAAAAAAACAAAGACTACAACCCCTATGACGACAGAGTTATTCATGGAATGGAAGAGGAAGAAGGCAGAAGAAAGAGAAGCTGGTCAGGCTGCCTTGAAAGCAGAGAGGGCTAAGAATGATCGCATGAG TGGTCGTGAGTTGTTCATGGCTGATGCAAGTGTGTTCGTTGATGATGCTGAAGCATATGAAGTATATGAGAGAGAGGAAGAGCCTGAGGCCAATGAAGAATCG AGCAATAAAAGTCAGGCTGCAGGTCCAAGTTCATCAGCATGTAATGGCAAGGAGGTTGAGGAGCCTGACGATGAAGATATCGATGTTGACGATGACTTAGACATTGATGAATTGAATGAACTTGAAGCAAGCCTGTCGAGAACTTCCATCCAAATTCGAGAGCCAGGCGAGGGAACATCATCTTGA